A window of Cryptomeria japonica chromosome 3, Sugi_1.0, whole genome shotgun sequence contains these coding sequences:
- the LOC131033774 gene encoding disease resistance protein Roq1: MGLEVFLDEPELDLGDSIPCEIQEAMTTSFLHIAILSPRYAESTWCLAELSFMMKQIESGKQINSEKHIVPVFYNVDPRDIRWIKRAYAQAFSEHVAKGRYTSQKLEDWKSALQKVSYLKGPIVNSDNDEGMLKTIENYVHKRSKKISFVVAKHPVGLDETLKDFKRSVLESLEDVKIVGITGMGGCGKTTLAKEYYNEKMQSFYRCSFVCIDRDVPSKNLYEKQKKMFQDLGGSKDILFDNVEEGKAILAEHLRFVQVFIILDDVDHIDQLECLLPIKNNFRQGSVIVITSRDSHILTSWGIPSSSIYKMKELNFKYAMELFCLHAFEQPSPKEGFECLVKSFLKFCQGLPLSLKVLGGLVHGNPKGYWDSQLGKVSKSLPKDIKSILKVSIDALDEEQEEIFLDISCFFIGTEKDSAITVWDESKWSGECSLQTLVDKCLVDVDETNCLRMHDLLRDLGRDISKTRSPYRLWSPEQITHIIEKQGKRSVPIRGIKAQTDEFYEEFVELVRGSGREFKRKRGLKILDVENNSFTEELATLSEGLVCLRWANFPHTALPSGISLKKLRVLELCEASKLEEPWSETADPPLQLRVLKIIHAGNMLRFPRSIGFLKHLKEISFDSEGAPIEGLPEEFCRLQALERLRLIGCDKLKSLPSKFRDLTNLQNLQLSGCSGLMVPSEALVQLTSLQVLNIERCPGLTELVIQPECFSSSLCSLELLVLSQCVVSRISISPQCCPSLQYLSLSGNHDLVEIDSLPTSVKNVDVSRCSNLQSINLNCGLVKLQYLHVWECEELRKIRGLENCSSLEMLMVHTWGQLPVIESLKDMESLKRVSLTAACHKSAFEACLQTLNREKWPRECIICCRTAPGVEAIVKSFTFPGLTLVDSFNRYSWHYMDSYSWQYVFLGERSANAAAMICLVINSPVDDITLLQVTCVKPINAHTLLKGGKWVYIGVFTPSSLEGREVPFGLTRLSKGKLEDLVDTGILAMGEENTAVDAFHELVQHLGKAGDICEA; this comes from the exons ATGGGACTTGAAGTTTTCTTAGATGAACCAGAGCTTGATCTTGGTGATTCCATACCCTGTGAAATACAAGAAGCCATGACTACTTCTTTCCTGCATATTGCTATACTTTCACCCAGATATGCAGAATCAACTTGGTGTCTGGCCGAGTTATCGTTTATGATGAAGCAAATTGAAAGTGGCAAGCAGATCAATAGTGAGAAGCACATTGTTCCTGTGTTCTACAATGTTGATCCAAGAGATATCCGGTGGATAAAAAGAGCCTATGCTCAAGCATTTTCCGAGCATGTAGCCAAGGGGAGATATACTTCACAAAAGCTTGAGGATTGGAAGTCGGCGCTGCAAAAGGTTTCATACCTTAAAGGCCCCATTGTCAACAGTGACAA TGATGAAGGAATGTTGAAGACTATTGAAAATTATGTACACAAGCGCTCTAAAAAGATTTCATTTGTTGTGGCCAAACATCCTGTGGGTCTTGATGAAACCTTAAAAGATTTTAAAAGAAGTGTTTTGGAATCTCTTGAAGATGTAAAAATTGTGGGGATCACAGGTATGGGTGGGTGTGGAAAAACCACATTAGCAAAGGAATACTACAATGAGAAAATGCAATCCTTCTATAGATGTAGTTTTGTTTGCATTGATCGAGATGTACCAAGTAAAAATTTGTATGAAAAGCAGAAAAAAATGTTCCAAGATCTAGGTGGCTCGAAAGATATATTATTTGATAATGTAGAAGAAGGAAAAGCAATCCTTGCAGAGCATTTGAGATTTGTTCAAGTATTTATTATCTTGGATGATGTAGATCATATAGATCAATTggagtgtctcttgccaataaaaaataattttagacaAGGTAGTGTGATTGTGATTACAAGTCGAGATTCACACATTCTTACATCATGGGGAATCCCTTCTAGTTCTATTTACAAAATGAAAGAATTAAATTTCAAATATGCTATGGAACTATTTTGTTTGCATGCTTTCGAACAACCCTCTCCAAAAGAAGGATTTGAATGCCTTgttaaaagttttttaaaattcTGCCAAGGATTGCCATTATCCCTTAAGGTATTAGGAGGACTTGTACATGGAAATCCGAAAGGCTACTGGGATTCTCAATTAGGTAAGGTGTCCAAATCATTGCCCAAAGACATTAAAAGCATACTAAAAGTGAGTATTGATGCTCTAGATGAGGAACAAGAGGAGATATTTTTAGATATATCTTGTTTCTTCATAGGAACAGAAAAAGATTCGGCCATCACAGTGTGGGATGAGTCCAAATGGAGTGGGGAGTGTAGTTTGCAAACACTTGTGGATAAATGTTTGGTTGACGTAGATGAGACAAACTGCTTAAGAATGCATGATCTGCTGAGAGATTTGGGAAGGGACATTTCAAAGACACGGTCACCGTACCGTCTATGGTCACCGGAGCAAATAACCCACATTATTGAGAAACAGGGGAAA AGAAGCGTGCCGATTCGGGGAATTAAAGCCCAAACAGATGAATTTTATGAAGAATTTGTGGAGCTTGTCAGAGGATCAGGTAGAGAGTTTAAGCGGAAGCGGGGTTTAAAAATCCTGGATGTTGAAAACAATAGTTTTACAGAAGAATTAGCAACACTATCAGAAGGCCTTGTCTGTCTGCGATGGGCCAACTTCCCGCATACAGCTCTTCCTTCAGGGATTTCGTTGAAGAAGTTGAGAGTTTTAGAGCTTTGCGAAGCTTCTAAATTAGAAGAGCCGTGGAGCGAGACTGCCGAT CCTCCTCTGCAGTTGAGAGTGCTGAAAATCATTCATGCCGGAAATATGCTGAGATTTCCAAGGTCAATAGGATTTCTGAAGCATCTAAAAGAGATATCCTTTGACTCTGAAGGAGCTCCTATCGAAGGCCTACCAGAAGAGTTTTGCCGTCTCCAAGCGCTGGAGCGCCTCAGGTTAATTGGATGTGATAAGCTAAAATCGCTACCCAGCAAGTTCAGGGATTTGACGAATCTGCAAAATCTACAATTGAGCGGATGCAGTGGGTTGATGGTCCCGTCGGAAGCACTTGTGCAGCTTACTAGCCTTCAAGTTCTGAATATTGAAAGATGCCCCGGGCTCACAGAATTAGTTATCCAGCCGGAGTGCTTTTCCTCTTCACTCTGCAGCCTCGAACTTTTAGTTTTAAGTCAGTGCGTTGTGTCTAGGATATCAATCTCTCCACAATGTTGCCCTAGTCTGCAATACCTATCTCTTTCCGGCAATCACGACTTAGTAGAGATCGATAGCTTGCCAACATCAGTCAAAAACGTTGATGTGTCCAGATGTTCAAATCTGCAAAGCATAAACCTTAATTGTGGTCTGGTCAAGCTACAGTATCTGCATGTATGGGAGTGTGAGGAGCTCAGGAAAATAAGAGGACTAGAAAATTGTAGTTCGTTAGAGATGTTGATGGTACATACTTGGGGGCAGCTGCCAGTGATAGAAAGTCTCAAAGATATGGAGAGTTTGAAGAGGGTAAGTCTCACAGCAGCATGTCACAAGTCAGCATTTGAAGCTTGCCTTCAAACTTTAAATAGAGAG AAATGGCCAAGGGAATGTATAATATGTTGTAGGACAGCGCCCGGCGTGGAGGCAATTGTGAAGTCTTTTACTTTTCCTGGTCTCACTTTGGTTGACTCGTTCAACAGGTATTCTTGGCACTATATGGATAGCTATTCTTGGCAGTATGTCTTTTTGGGAGAGCGTTCTGCCAACGCGGCAGCGATGATATGCCTGGTTATAAATTCCCCTGTAGATGATATCACCCTCCTACAGGTGACTTGTGTTAAGCCAATAAATGCTCATACGCTTTTGAAAGGAGGAAAATGGGTATACATAGGTGTTTTCACTCCATCCTCACTTGAGGGAAGGGAAGTTCCCTTCGGTCTTACGAGGTTATCCAAAGGGAAGTTAGAAGATTTGGTAGATACGGGAATATTAGCGATGGGTGAGGAAAATACAGCTGTGGATGCTTTCCACGAATTAGTGCAACATTTGGGAAAAGCAGGTGATATTTGTGAGGCTTAA